The Artemia franciscana chromosome 11, ASM3288406v1, whole genome shotgun sequence DNA segment CTTCAATCTTGACCAAAGCTAACTTAACAGACTGCTTTTGGTCAAAATGATTGAGtcattcaaaatttatataagaCACCGTGAACGCTTGACTAAAGCATCAAACAGGTTACTAGACAGTCAATCATGCTTGAATCAATCGATTAATGGAAGGTTTTGATTTAAATGATTGACCTTCCAGAGCCTCCTTGAGACGGATATAAATATGTGCCAGAATCAAGAGACGGATTTGGGGAACTGCCCTTAGttatagataaaaataatattcattagTGACTGAACACGTGCGTGGATTTCACCTCTTGGGATGATGAAACTTTGAAACTCTGGGATTCTAAAATACATACGGTTCTACATCGGATAACATAACAACAAAATACATGTCACCATTTTCCTTTTTGGGTGTTGGATTTAACACCAACTTTCCCTGTGCATTCAAGTCGAATCGGACATACTGTTTGCTAATATTTCTTTTCAGCCAAAGTCCTTATTTATGATAATTCTGGATCTGCCACTCATAATATGTACAGGATCTATGTGCTAATATAACATTTTAGTCTTGTCTGCCTGTCTTTTCACACTATATGTTAAGCTGGTCACAAATAACCGAaccattatatttttcatagtttcttaACCTTCACCAAATAGACTTTAAGAATTGGATCCTATGATTAAACCTATACAAAATCTGTGTTATTTCATATTTATCATGCTACTTCTCCATTAATgcgaaaaattcagaaataggGCACATCTACATCTATAATTTACAATATTGCAGAGTTTCACGATTGCGGTGATGTTCATTCTTCTTAGTATATTTGAAGCTGAAGACATTCGCCATTTTTTTGTATGTCAGTTTGTACTAGAATTACTGGATGAGAAATCGTCTATAAATTGCTTCGCCACAGTGTGAATCTAAAGAATAAATTCGCCACCATGTAACCCTTTTTACAAGAAAGTTTAGTAGGTGTGGCATTTAACATCCAGCTATAGCATTTTGAATGGTAATAACCCAGatataatattagaattttAGCCAGAATATGGTGCCATAAGTAAAGCTTTAAGCGATACATTCTGCTTATGTAATATCTTATTCTCCGTTTCAAGTTTCTTGATACTTTCAGCCTTATTTTGAACCTCTTTTTGAATCTCCTTGACAATTTCGTTTTCTTTTGTTAGTCTTTCCACTTCTTTTTGCAGTCgtgtaatttcatttttcatattCTTACTTAATTCAATTGACTTCTTCCTAAATCGCTTTGCAGCTTCTCTGTTTTGCTgcttttttaactcttttctaTGACGAAGAATATCAAATGGATCATTCATAATAACCGGAATAATAATATTATCCGAGTCATCTTTTTGTAGGTTGGCCAAAACTGATTCTTCCTTGCCATTTGTAACATCCATATTCAAAAGCTGGCTAGACATCGTGTCTGTTGTGTCAAGTGATATCATATTCACTGGAATACTTATTTCATTATTCCAGAGAATCTGCTGCTCATCATTGTAAAAATCGATATCTAAATTTCTCAAATGACTTTGAGTAGTGTAATTCAAATCCGCTTTAACCATACTGAAAGGAATGTTTATCATGTCGTTACTTTGAACCTGCATGTTAACATTAgctggttttattttttcattgaacattttcaaatttacaaaCGGTCCAGGCATTCTATCTTTCATTTCGGGTTGAATAACTGGAATACGATTCAGCTCTTTTTCTTGAGTCTGAACACCAGAAACTGCTCGCTCAACTTTGCCGTTGACGACAGCCGGGCTTGGCAATTGTCCTTGAACTGAATCATTTACTATATTTCTGGTAGTATCCTCCCTTAGACCCTTACTGTGGATAGGCTCATTCAAATCATCTACCACAGTGGGGAGACATCCTTGTTGCATATCATCTATCGAACACGGGAAACCATCAACATAATATTGATGTATGTCCGTATTGAAAAATGGGGCCATTGTctgaaaaatgaagaagcaaATTTAAACATAGTTTTACGCAAATCTAGCACTCTAGTAATTTCGAAATTTTGCCAACAGCTAAAGAGATATTTAGCAATTTTTTGACCAGATACATTTTTGACAGATATATGAGTCATTTGAAATGACTCGCTGGAACATTTAATTGTGTATGAACTACATATTTTTGATGGTAAATTTCAA contains these protein-coding regions:
- the LOC136033200 gene encoding uncharacterized protein LOC136033200, producing the protein MAPFFNTDIHQYYVDGFPCSIDDMQQGCLPTVVDDLNEPIHSKGLREDTTRNIVNDSVQGQLPSPAVVNGKVERAVSGVQTQEKELNRIPVIQPEMKDRMPGPFVNLKMFNEKIKPANVNMQVQSNDMINIPFSMVKADLNYTTQSHLRNLDIDFYNDEQQILWNNEISIPVNMISLDTTDTMSSQLLNMDVTNGKEESVLANLQKDDSDNIIIPVIMNDPFDILRHRKELKKQQNREAAKRFRKKSIELSKNMKNEITRLQKEVERLTKENEIVKEIQKEVQNKAESIKKLETENKILHKQNVSLKALLMAPYSG